One window of Microbacterium sp. Root61 genomic DNA carries:
- a CDS encoding ArsR/SmtB family transcription factor, with protein sequence MTTMLEVTDVTAGSCCASLVREPLTAAEADQLATTLKALADPARLRLLSIVAASEGAEACVCDLIEPVGLSQPTVSHHLKVLTTAGFLERSKRGTWAYYKLVPGALDRISQLLVAS encoded by the coding sequence ATGACCACGATGCTCGAGGTGACCGACGTCACTGCCGGTTCCTGCTGCGCGTCGCTCGTGCGCGAGCCGCTCACCGCGGCCGAAGCCGACCAACTCGCGACGACCCTGAAGGCCCTCGCCGACCCGGCACGCCTGCGCCTGCTGTCGATCGTGGCGGCCTCGGAGGGTGCAGAAGCGTGTGTCTGCGATCTGATCGAACCGGTCGGACTCAGTCAGCCGACGGTCTCGCACCACCTGAAGGTGCTCACCACGGCAGGATTCCTCGAGCGCAGCAAGCGCGGCACGTGGGCGTACTACAAGCTCGTCCCCGGCGCGCTCGACCGAATCTCGCAGCTCCTCGTCGCCTCGTGA